Proteins from a single region of Candidatus Methylarchaceae archaeon HK02M2:
- a CDS encoding metallophosphatase family protein encodes MKIGVLSDSHAHCLDDLPKKAVEVLSGMDLIIHAGDYTGKRLLDDLRNLGNFKGVYGNMDPFEVRRELPSIEVIEVGKYKIGVTHPSEGGSPFGLEKRVKKKFGYVDVIVYGHSHMIKNKVTNNILYFNPGSLSGKLPAIHKSLGILIINEKIIGRILKI; translated from the coding sequence ATGAAGATAGGTGTATTATCTGATTCTCATGCTCATTGTTTAGATGATCTTCCTAAGAAAGCTGTCGAAGTCTTGAGTGGTATGGATCTGATAATCCATGCTGGAGATTATACTGGCAAGAGGTTACTGGATGACTTGAGAAATCTTGGCAACTTTAAAGGAGTCTATGGAAACATGGACCCGTTTGAGGTCAGAAGAGAGTTGCCAAGCATTGAAGTTATTGAAGTAGGTAAATACAAGATAGGTGTTACCCACCCATCAGAAGGAGGTTCTCCATTCGGATTGGAGAAAAGGGTAAAGAAGAAATTTGGATATGTCGATGTGATCGTATACGGTCATTCTCATATGATAAAAAACAAAGTTACAAATAATATTCTATACTTCAATCCAGGTAGTTTGTCGGGTAAGTTACCTGCAATTCATAAGTCTTTAGGAATTCTTATAATTAATGAAAAAATTATAGGAAGAATATTAAAAATTTGA